The following nucleotide sequence is from Actinomycetota bacterium.
GGTGCGTTGGAAGGCCTGGCTGCCAAGGGACGGCCTCGTCGCAGTCCCGAGCAGGTCGAGATCGAGCGGCTGCGACGCAAGAACGCTCGCCTCGAGCGAGATCTCGAGCGCACCAAGCTCGCCTTGGAGATCACGGGAAAAGCGCACGCGCTCTTGGAAGCGCTCTCCGAGAGCGCGGCGCCCGACGAGCCGAGGTCGAAGTCGTGATCGATGCGGCCGTGACCGAGCTCGAGCCGCTGATGGCCACAACGCGCGCCTGCGCGTTGATGGGTAAGTCGCGCGCGACCCTGTATCGGCAACGACGACCGGTGACACCACGGCCGCCGCGACCGCGACGCACACCGGCCAACGCGCTGTCGCCCAGTGAGCGACGAGGCGTGATGGACGTGCTGCACTCGGGCGACTACATCGATCTCGCCGTGCCGCAAGTGTGGGCGCGCGAGCTCGACGAGGACCGCTATCACTGCTCGATGTCGACCATGTACCGCCTGCTCAGGGCCCACGGCGAGGTCAGGGAGCGGCGAGCCCAGGCCAGCCATCCGCCGCGCACCAAGCCCGAGCTCGTGGCCCATGGGTCCAATGAGGTCTGGTCGTGGGACATCACGATGCTGCGCGGCCCGCGCCGCGGCCTGTACTACCCGCTGTACTCGATCATCGACATCTTCAGCCGCTACGTGCCCGGGCATCTCGTGGCGACCGTCGAGTCGGGCGAGCTCGCCGAGCGTCTCATCGCCGAAGCGGTCGCACGCCAGGGCATCGAGGCGGGAACGCTGACGCTGCATGCCGACCGCGGCGCACCGATG
It contains:
- a CDS encoding IS3 family transposase; protein product: MAQGPRRGCVGRPGCQGTASSQSRAGRDRAAATQERSPRARSRAHQARLGDHGKSARALGSALRERGARRAEVEVVIDAAVTELEPLMATTRACALMGKSRATLYRQRRPVTPRPPRPRRTPANALSPSERRGVMDVLHSGDYIDLAVPQVWARELDEDRYHCSMSTMYRLLRAHGEVRERRAQASHPPRTKPELVAHGSNEVWSWDITMLRGPRRGLYYPLYSIIDIFSRYVPGHLVATVESGELAERLIAEAVARQGIEAGTLTLHADRGAPMTSKTVAELLHVLGVERSHSRPRCSNDNPYIEANYKTLKHCPEFPEHFHSIGHAREFCAWFFSHYNHEHRHSAIGWHTPASVHFGTAPQIRAARQDTLNAAYAAHPERFGREPIAPKLPTAAWINEPQKEVIRSV